The following are encoded together in the Chloroflexota bacterium genome:
- a CDS encoding PKD domain-containing protein: MQYLERTSAMSLIQVLLEQSKLEVRFSASTTTAKEGEQIRFYSDVGGGIAPYSWEWDFGDGNTSTDNNPGHKYKSKGTYTVTLAVTDDRGNQDTEKRSDYITILPGWSAGNIVDSAWNGLINFGRILANILIWLGIFSPVWIVVGVILYFAWWRRRKKRA, from the coding sequence ATGCAGTACCTGGAGCGGACCTCGGCGATGTCACTCATCCAGGTCTTGCTGGAGCAGTCCAAACTTGAGGTCAGGTTCAGCGCCAGCACGACAACGGCGAAAGAAGGGGAGCAGATTCGGTTTTACAGTGACGTGGGGGGTGGCATCGCGCCTTACAGCTGGGAGTGGGACTTTGGCGACGGCAATACCAGCACCGACAATAATCCAGGCCATAAATACAAATCAAAGGGAACCTATACCGTCACACTGGCGGTGACCGATGACCGCGGCAATCAGGATACGGAAAAGAGGAGCGACTACATTACGATATTGCCTGGCTGGAGTGCCGGTAACATTGTTGACAGCGCCTGGAACGGGCTTATCAATTTTGGCAGGATACTGGCCAATATCTTAATCTGGCTCGGCATTTTCAGTCCTGTGTGGATAGTAGTCGGCGTGATACTTTACTTCGCTTGGTGGCGTCGCAGAAAGAAGCGTGCCTGA